A genomic stretch from Magnetococcales bacterium includes:
- a CDS encoding TolC family protein yields the protein MKVGRSCCVALLAVAAFLTPDSSVRAETLREAVDGILQRHDRILAARADVSASDERVSERFKTSFLPTLSLTGHYGHERRMQKSPGTNTDMESRELDVRLTQLLWDFGKANAAVDVARLQKDQTVAALDTAQQNLILDAATAYYQLRRTNNVLRFARQSVENIKRQGEVEDVRVALGRGYSTDVLQVKTQLAGARAREVQATGAVAQSEERVRTVFLREAVEILKLTPPDESFLNNLPKSVDDSVAVGVKKNPQLNQLRLLADMLVSQKRAVERNNFFPTINGIVERKFKDKVQGVDEFEDETFGKVEMNYPLNLGMASLNSVSAAGQDLEAAQRRYDDTRRLIEEQARVAWHNLNTARANAELLNSQANIAQKFLELAREERKMDKRTLLDILNGETALINARSDAASADTDVIIAGFTLLQAMGSLEPGVLESGKGAPAKNDANAMPSSPVGGAVNKPAPAPAKPQEAAKKPADKESDKKSAATPDKKSGKADAKKPAVQKPTP from the coding sequence ATGAAGGTAGGACGTTCGTGTTGTGTGGCCCTGTTGGCGGTGGCCGCATTCCTGACCCCGGATTCAAGTGTGCGCGCCGAGACGTTGCGCGAGGCGGTGGATGGAATTTTGCAACGCCATGATCGCATTCTGGCCGCCAGGGCCGATGTCTCCGCCAGCGACGAGCGGGTTTCGGAGCGGTTCAAGACCAGTTTCTTGCCCACGTTGAGCCTCACCGGCCACTATGGCCATGAGCGTCGCATGCAGAAGAGTCCCGGAACCAACACCGACATGGAGTCCAGGGAGTTGGATGTGCGGTTGACCCAACTGCTGTGGGACTTTGGCAAGGCCAACGCGGCGGTGGATGTGGCCCGGTTGCAAAAAGACCAGACTGTGGCCGCCTTGGATACCGCTCAACAGAATCTGATTCTCGACGCGGCCACGGCCTACTATCAATTGCGGCGCACCAACAATGTGCTGCGGTTCGCGCGCCAATCCGTGGAGAATATCAAGCGCCAGGGCGAAGTCGAGGATGTGCGTGTCGCCTTGGGTCGTGGTTACTCCACCGACGTGTTGCAGGTCAAGACCCAGTTGGCCGGGGCGCGGGCGCGGGAGGTGCAGGCCACCGGAGCCGTGGCCCAGTCCGAAGAGCGTGTACGCACGGTCTTTTTGCGAGAGGCGGTTGAAATCCTCAAGTTGACCCCTCCGGACGAATCCTTCCTCAATAATCTCCCCAAGAGTGTGGATGACTCCGTGGCCGTTGGAGTCAAGAAGAATCCCCAGTTGAATCAATTGCGTCTTCTTGCCGACATGCTGGTTTCCCAGAAGCGGGCCGTGGAACGCAACAATTTCTTTCCCACCATCAACGGTATTGTGGAGCGCAAGTTCAAGGACAAGGTCCAGGGTGTGGACGAGTTCGAGGACGAAACCTTTGGCAAGGTGGAGATGAACTATCCCCTCAACCTGGGCATGGCCTCCTTGAACAGCGTTTCGGCGGCAGGACAGGATCTGGAAGCGGCCCAGCGTCGTTATGACGATACCCGTCGTCTGATCGAGGAGCAGGCCCGGGTGGCTTGGCACAACCTCAACACCGCCCGCGCCAATGCCGAGTTGCTCAACAGTCAAGCCAACATTGCCCAGAAGTTCTTAGAGTTGGCCCGGGAAGAGCGCAAGATGGACAAGCGTACCCTGCTGGACATCCTCAACGGTGAAACCGCTCTGATCAATGCCCGTTCGGATGCGGCCTCGGCGGATACCGACGTGATCATCGCCGGTTTCACCTTGTTGCAGGCCATGGGTTCTTTGGAGCCTGGGGTTTTGGAAAGCGGCAAGGGTGCCCCGGCCAAAAATGATGCCAATGCCATGCCTTCTTCACCGGTTGGCGGCGCGGTGAACAAACCGGCTCCGGCTCCTGCCAAACCCCAGGAGGCGGCCAAGAAACCCGCTGACAAGGAATCGGACAAGAAATCGGCTGCCACCCCGGACAAGAAATCCGGCAAGGCCGACGCCAAGAAACCGGCAGTGCAAAAACCGACTCCATGA
- a CDS encoding tetratricopeptide repeat protein codes for MVWSLLVWGLFLGPGSGWAADPAPVQSKDGVTEALQQAVEAEAKRDASAWERFLKAARLAAEAKRQKELATSNEAILRLREALPERFNAKMATVTALSAEKSASAGAWSALNQEAAALMARGDAAGALARGGKALEMAKTEFGPKHFTVLVALREQALLHYQAGAVPEAEAGLAKAYALGVEILGADHPETLKVQALQADLAEAGGGLAKAVEIRKAVLAAWEGAVGADHPVALDAGMTLARLLVNSGNLDPALQWLEAARPRFDKSLGSWHPRLAECLTLTAAVVGRKGDIKGALALYEQADGIHRVALPAGTPAVLTARVEAAEWIRRDGRFDEARKILEEVMGLAKKDAASQPLLVQPLLDAQGALVQVFEDQGEYDKAEPLIQEVLKGEQAMLGADHPNLLATRNRLAGIYRRQGKLAEAEKLYAQVLDGYRKVLGTEHQASINLMNNLGLVYENEGLYDEAEPLLRAALQSSRKLSGEDHPETLATLNNLALLHESQGNFDKAEPLYQNAIAISTRKLGEKHPDALAFVNNLAYLYLLQQNYKEAAPLFEKVLAHWTIIHGESHQKTLKAMNNLARVRHKLGARDEAEKLFKKALELRKSALGERHMDVLRSMRDLGALYLDMGRLPEAEELLKKALELDEQVLGKQHPYTFETLNTLADVLEAKKDKASIQQAYGLRREGFTRRTEFLNRMLWATGDNAREGYVRLHREEFNTFLSMVARQESVAGGEALLEVGLRRKGLLLKITAEMRQVVQMAKNPQLEVIGRRLTTARKKLAALTLSGPTPETKENHLRVLHELEETVDKLQLDLGRESKRFRRSTDPLTLEKMVQYLPEDAVLVDFITYAEHGRNRLVAGTVRREKGKPVFALVSYRTDMDEIQKVIVDYRTAIQDEHLDPEDLIKAGQETHEVVWAPLKEALGERKVVYVVPDGLLNILPFNALVDEEGAYLAKTLDLHILTSSRDLVPSEIPAAQGGLMILAGPDYDSDKVVDRQVLQEIEGKRSASGELKEGMRAFSQGMRGLHFDPLPGAEKEGKLILGQAGDPKKTGQSGDPNQNNRLFLKFDAQEKVVQSIDAPPEVLHIATHGFFLKADDSLRKRLLKMQRGGEVSIPPPGDNPLLRSGLAFAGINSNAAFLGEIDTRNDGVLTALEVLGLDLTGTRLTVLSACETGLGEIHEGEGVYGLRRSFQEAGSESVIASLWEVSDAGTQALMTGLYKRLLNGKTPHESLREARLELMDSQEWSYPYIWSAFMLVGK; via the coding sequence ATGGTATGGAGCCTCTTGGTCTGGGGGCTTTTTTTGGGCCCCGGGTCCGGATGGGCTGCGGATCCGGCTCCGGTCCAGTCCAAGGATGGGGTGACCGAAGCCCTGCAACAGGCGGTCGAGGCCGAAGCGAAACGGGATGCGTCGGCTTGGGAGCGTTTCTTGAAGGCGGCCCGCTTGGCAGCCGAGGCCAAGCGTCAGAAGGAACTCGCCACCAGCAATGAAGCCATTTTGCGGCTGCGTGAGGCTCTTCCGGAGCGGTTCAACGCAAAGATGGCGACCGTGACCGCATTGTCTGCGGAAAAATCGGCCTCTGCGGGGGCTTGGTCCGCCTTGAACCAGGAAGCCGCCGCGTTGATGGCGCGCGGGGATGCGGCTGGAGCCTTGGCCCGGGGGGGCAAGGCTTTGGAAATGGCCAAAACCGAATTCGGTCCCAAGCATTTCACGGTATTGGTGGCGTTGCGGGAGCAGGCTTTGTTGCACTATCAGGCCGGGGCGGTTCCCGAGGCGGAGGCGGGACTGGCCAAGGCTTATGCTTTGGGCGTGGAGATTCTGGGGGCGGACCATCCTGAAACCCTGAAAGTGCAAGCCTTGCAGGCGGATCTGGCGGAAGCCGGGGGGGGCTTGGCCAAGGCGGTCGAGATCCGCAAGGCGGTGCTGGCGGCATGGGAGGGGGCTGTGGGGGCCGATCATCCCGTCGCTCTGGACGCGGGCATGACTCTGGCGCGACTGCTGGTGAATTCGGGCAATCTGGATCCGGCGCTCCAGTGGCTGGAGGCCGCCCGTCCCCGTTTCGACAAGAGTCTGGGATCCTGGCATCCCCGTCTGGCGGAGTGTCTGACCCTGACCGCCGCGGTCGTCGGGCGCAAGGGGGATATCAAAGGGGCGTTGGCCTTGTACGAGCAGGCGGACGGGATTCACCGGGTCGCCTTGCCGGCTGGAACGCCGGCGGTGCTGACCGCCCGGGTGGAGGCGGCGGAGTGGATTCGTCGGGATGGCCGTTTCGACGAGGCCCGAAAGATTCTGGAGGAGGTCATGGGCCTCGCCAAGAAGGATGCCGCATCTCAACCGTTGCTGGTCCAACCGCTGCTGGATGCCCAGGGGGCGTTGGTGCAGGTGTTCGAGGATCAGGGGGAATACGACAAGGCGGAGCCTTTGATTCAGGAGGTGTTGAAGGGCGAACAGGCCATGCTGGGCGCGGATCATCCCAATCTTCTGGCCACCCGGAATCGTTTGGCGGGGATTTATCGCCGTCAGGGCAAACTGGCGGAGGCGGAAAAGCTTTACGCTCAGGTTCTCGACGGGTATCGCAAGGTGCTGGGCACCGAGCATCAGGCCTCGATCAACCTGATGAACAATCTGGGTCTGGTGTATGAGAACGAAGGTCTTTACGACGAGGCCGAGCCTTTGTTGCGTGCCGCCTTGCAAAGTTCCCGCAAGCTTTCCGGGGAGGATCATCCCGAAACCCTGGCCACGTTGAACAATCTGGCTTTGTTGCACGAAAGCCAGGGCAATTTCGACAAGGCGGAGCCGTTGTATCAAAACGCCATCGCCATATCGACCCGCAAACTGGGGGAGAAGCATCCGGACGCTTTGGCGTTCGTGAACAATCTCGCCTATCTGTATCTGTTGCAGCAGAACTACAAGGAAGCGGCACCTTTGTTTGAAAAGGTGCTGGCCCATTGGACCATCATTCATGGGGAGTCCCATCAAAAGACCCTCAAGGCCATGAACAATCTCGCCCGGGTGCGACACAAGCTCGGGGCGCGGGATGAGGCGGAAAAGCTGTTCAAGAAGGCCCTGGAGTTGCGCAAGTCGGCTTTGGGGGAGCGGCACATGGATGTGTTGCGTTCCATGCGGGATCTGGGTGCCTTGTATCTGGACATGGGGCGTCTGCCGGAAGCCGAGGAGTTGCTGAAAAAGGCGTTGGAGCTGGATGAACAGGTGTTGGGCAAGCAGCATCCCTACACCTTTGAAACCCTCAACACCCTGGCGGATGTGCTGGAGGCCAAGAAGGACAAGGCCTCCATCCAGCAGGCCTATGGATTGCGACGGGAAGGGTTCACGCGCCGCACGGAGTTTTTGAATCGCATGTTGTGGGCCACCGGGGACAATGCCCGGGAGGGGTATGTGCGGCTGCATCGGGAGGAGTTCAACACCTTCCTGTCGATGGTGGCCCGTCAGGAGTCGGTTGCCGGGGGGGAGGCGTTGCTGGAGGTGGGTTTGCGGCGCAAGGGATTGCTGCTCAAGATCACCGCCGAGATGCGCCAAGTGGTGCAGATGGCCAAGAATCCCCAATTGGAAGTGATCGGGCGTCGTTTGACCACCGCCCGCAAAAAACTGGCCGCCCTGACCCTCTCCGGCCCGACGCCGGAGACCAAGGAGAACCATCTGCGGGTGTTGCACGAACTCGAAGAGACTGTGGACAAGCTGCAACTGGATCTGGGGCGGGAGAGCAAGCGGTTCCGCCGGTCCACGGATCCCCTCACCCTGGAAAAAATGGTCCAATACCTCCCGGAAGACGCGGTATTGGTGGATTTTATCACCTATGCGGAGCATGGCAGAAACCGTCTGGTGGCGGGAACCGTGCGTCGCGAGAAGGGCAAACCGGTCTTTGCCTTGGTCTCTTATCGGACCGACATGGATGAGATCCAAAAGGTCATTGTGGATTATCGCACCGCCATCCAGGATGAACATCTGGATCCCGAAGATCTGATCAAGGCCGGACAAGAGACCCACGAGGTGGTCTGGGCGCCTCTCAAGGAGGCGTTGGGGGAGCGCAAGGTGGTGTATGTGGTGCCGGATGGACTGCTGAACATTCTGCCCTTCAATGCCCTGGTGGATGAGGAAGGGGCTTATCTGGCCAAGACCCTGGATCTGCACATCCTCACCTCCAGTCGCGATCTGGTGCCTTCGGAGATTCCGGCGGCCCAGGGGGGCTTGATGATTCTGGCGGGTCCGGATTACGACTCGGACAAGGTGGTGGATCGTCAGGTGCTTCAGGAGATCGAGGGCAAACGTTCCGCCTCCGGCGAGTTGAAAGAGGGCATGCGGGCCTTTTCCCAGGGCATGCGCGGGTTGCACTTCGATCCGTTGCCGGGTGCCGAAAAGGAGGGAAAACTGATTCTGGGTCAGGCCGGAGATCCGAAGAAGACGGGTCAATCCGGGGATCCGAACCAAAACAATCGACTGTTTCTCAAGTTCGATGCCCAGGAGAAGGTGGTGCAATCCATCGACGCTCCTCCGGAAGTGCTGCATATTGCCACTCATGGATTTTTTCTCAAAGCCGATGACAGCTTGAGAAAGCGGCTTTTGAAAATGCAGCGCGGTGGCGAGGTCAGCATTCCCCCGCCCGGTGACAATCCCTTGTTGCGATCTGGTCTTGCTTTTGCAGGCATCAACAGCAACGCCGCCTTCCTTGGAGAGATCGATACCCGCAACGATGGGGTGTTGACAGCTTTGGAGGTGTTGGGTCTGGATTTGACCGGAACCCGGTTGACCGTGCTGTCCGCGTGCGAAACCGGTCTGGGTGAGATTCACGAAGGCGAAGGGGTCTACGGTTTGCGTCGTTCCTTCCAGGAAGCGGGTTCGGAATCGGTGATCGCCTCGTTGTGGGAGGTGAGCGACGCAGGTACCCAGGCCTTGATGACCGGCTTGTACAAGCGTCTGCTGAATGGCAAGACCCCCCACGAATCCTTGCGTGAGGCCCGTTTGGAGTTGATGGATTCTCAGGAGTGGTCTTACCCGTACATCTGGTCTGCATTCATGCTGGTGGGAAAATAA
- a CDS encoding M10 family metallopeptidase C-terminal domain-containing protein has translation MYDVAPGTGPAGITADHPAYVVVGDAGNDRLDVSGLHDAQYTLVLGRAGNDTLVGSAGQDTLVGGVGDDLLQGGEGQDTLTGGAGADVFHYGSVAEGSGSFSLVDQITDFTPGQDKIRLMDSGFGSIQSQAGGKLTEGVNYVEIAYSAASVNDLQTAMQNGVLDGLAKSAGVAGGTDYLAFLTFTDNDGGTDSGQCLLYDADANAAGGVTVLAELPHVTATQFSHTDVTFG, from the coding sequence ATGTACGATGTGGCTCCAGGTACCGGTCCCGCCGGGATCACGGCGGATCATCCGGCTTATGTGGTGGTGGGTGACGCGGGCAACGATCGTTTGGATGTGAGCGGGTTGCATGATGCCCAATATACCCTGGTGTTGGGACGCGCCGGCAACGATACCCTGGTGGGATCGGCGGGTCAGGATACCCTGGTGGGGGGCGTTGGCGATGACCTGCTCCAAGGCGGCGAGGGCCAGGATACCTTGACCGGTGGCGCGGGTGCGGATGTGTTCCATTACGGCAGCGTCGCCGAGGGTTCCGGATCGTTTTCGTTGGTGGATCAGATCACCGACTTCACGCCGGGACAAGACAAGATCCGCTTGATGGACAGTGGGTTCGGATCGATTCAGTCCCAGGCTGGTGGCAAGTTGACCGAAGGGGTCAATTATGTGGAGATCGCCTATTCGGCGGCCTCTGTGAACGACCTGCAAACCGCCATGCAGAATGGGGTGTTGGATGGACTGGCCAAGAGTGCCGGCGTGGCTGGGGGGACGGATTATCTGGCTTTTCTGACTTTTACCGACAACGATGGGGGAACGGACAGTGGGCAATGTCTATTGTATGACGCCGATGCCAATGCCGCCGGGGGTGTGACGGTACTGGCCGAGTTGCCCCATGTGACGGCGACGCAATTCTCCCATACGGATGTGACGTTTGGTTGA